One Candidatus Kapaibacterium sp. DNA window includes the following coding sequences:
- a CDS encoding cation:proton antiporter produces the protein MPQKLLELSLPLSNPVLIFALILFIILFAPILFNKLKIPHLIGLIIAGALIGPNGLNLMLRDSSITLFGTVGLLYIMFLACLEIDLGDFKRNSNKSIIFGLYTFLIPMVLGTVTGFYILNFSLPTSVLLASMFASHTILTYPILGQFGVIKNRAVTITIGGTIITDTLALLVLAVIVNMTTGTLDENFWIQLAVSISIFALIVMIGFPILGRWFFKNYTDNISQYIFVLGLVFLAAFLAEVAGVEAIIGAFLAGLALNRLIPQTSALMNRIEFAGNALFIPFFLIGVGMLVDFRAFIKDFDTIFVAVTMTVIATTGKFLAAWLAQKSFKYSLDERRLIFGLSNSKASAVLAAVLVGYNIILGYDTSGAPIRLLNDSVLNGTILMILVTSTIASLYTQKGAQNLALQELTESDTKLNSLDESILIPMNNIENANELINLSVTIKSKKSLTPLYGLNVIANSLSDEFAERRAKKILEKAAICASSTDSVFKQILRYDLDIVNGITNVVKEKKITDLIIGLHKQTGLTHSFLGELTEEILKSCNTTTLIYNAVQPLNTIKRHLIVIPRNAEKEIGFPFWLIKIWNIARNTGSKLVFYAHDVTLNYIRNINKLHPISSEFITMNDWRNFPIITGDLKFDDNLIIVFSRKNGISYNSQMNKIPEYLNELSSKNSFIVIYPKQSVFIDSTEDTFISTSVSVPLKDYDEISTTITKLFRKK, from the coding sequence ATGCCCCAAAAGCTTTTAGAATTAAGCTTGCCGTTGAGTAATCCGGTTTTGATATTTGCGTTGATATTGTTCATCATACTCTTCGCGCCCATACTTTTCAACAAGCTGAAAATTCCACACCTAATCGGTCTTATTATCGCCGGTGCTCTTATTGGTCCTAACGGACTAAATCTAATGCTGCGTGATAGTAGTATAACTTTGTTTGGGACGGTAGGATTACTTTATATCATGTTTCTTGCTTGTTTGGAAATTGACTTGGGCGATTTCAAGCGAAACAGTAACAAAAGTATAATATTCGGTCTCTATACTTTTTTGATACCAATGGTTTTGGGTACTGTGACAGGTTTTTATATTTTAAATTTTTCTTTACCTACATCTGTCCTCTTAGCGAGTATGTTCGCCTCGCACACTATATTGACTTATCCCATTCTTGGGCAATTTGGAGTTATTAAAAATCGGGCTGTTACAATCACAATTGGCGGAACGATAATTACAGACACCTTAGCCCTATTGGTGCTTGCCGTAATTGTTAATATGACTACCGGTACTTTAGATGAGAACTTTTGGATTCAACTCGCAGTGTCCATTTCGATTTTTGCTTTGATTGTAATGATTGGATTTCCAATACTTGGAAGATGGTTTTTCAAGAACTATACTGATAATATATCCCAATACATTTTTGTGCTTGGTTTAGTGTTTTTAGCAGCGTTCTTAGCTGAAGTAGCAGGAGTTGAAGCAATAATTGGTGCGTTTTTAGCCGGATTGGCACTTAATCGTTTGATTCCTCAAACCTCAGCATTGATGAATAGGATTGAATTCGCCGGCAATGCTCTCTTTATCCCCTTCTTTTTAATCGGAGTTGGGATGTTGGTGGATTTCAGAGCCTTTATCAAAGATTTTGATACGATTTTTGTTGCTGTAACTATGACGGTAATTGCTACAACAGGCAAGTTTTTAGCTGCATGGCTTGCACAAAAATCATTCAAATATAGTCTTGATGAACGACGATTGATTTTTGGACTAAGTAATTCTAAAGCTTCAGCAGTTCTTGCGGCAGTATTGGTTGGTTATAATATAATTTTAGGCTACGATACTTCCGGAGCGCCAATCAGACTTTTGAATGATAGCGTACTTAATGGCACGATTTTGATGATATTAGTAACTTCGACTATTGCTTCGCTATATACTCAAAAGGGTGCACAGAATTTAGCATTACAAGAATTGACAGAAAGCGACACAAAATTGAATAGTTTAGATGAAAGCATTTTGATTCCTATGAATAATATTGAAAATGCAAACGAGTTAATCAATCTTAGCGTAACAATAAAATCAAAGAAAAGTTTAACACCATTGTATGGCTTGAATGTGATTGCAAATTCTTTATCTGATGAGTTTGCGGAGAGGAGAGCTAAGAAAATTTTAGAAAAAGCAGCTATATGTGCTTCTTCGACTGATAGCGTCTTCAAGCAGATTCTGAGATATGACCTCGATATCGTAAACGGAATCACAAACGTCGTTAAAGAAAAGAAAATCACCGATTTGATTATAGGATTACACAAACAAACGGGATTGACACATTCTTTTTTAGGAGAACTAACCGAAGAAATACTAAAATCTTGCAATACTACAACTTTAATTTATAATGCCGTTCAACCACTGAACACTATTAAACGCCATCTGATTGTAATTCCCAGAAATGCCGAAAAGGAAATTGGTTTTCCATTTTGGCTAATCAAAATTTGGAACATCGCTCGGAATACAGGCTCCAAATTAGTATTCTATGCTCATGATGTCACCTTAAATTACATTCGCAATATCAATAAGCTGCATCCAATATCTTCAGAATTCATTACGATGAATGATTGGAGGAATTTCCCTATCATTACAGGAGACTTAAAGTTTGATGATAATCTGATTATCGTATTCAGCCGTAAAAACGGAATTTCGTACAATAGCCAAATGAACAAAATACCTGAATACCTCAACGAGCTATCAAGCAAGAATAGTTTCATAGTCATTTATCCGAAGCAATCTGTTTTTATAGATTCGACGGAAGATACTTTCATTTCAACTTCAGTTTCAGTTCCCCTGAAAGATTATGATGAAATCAGCACAACAATAACTAAGCTTTTCCGCAAAAAGTAA
- a CDS encoding TonB-dependent receptor → MNKTLILIAIILMISCAELLSQTGGVKGVLRSAEDDSPIIGASVMVQGTTMGTRTNTLGEYTLEGIPQGNHQILFRSIGYKETIIEVVVKAQSMALVNVRLEPAEIMSETVQVIASRAEFRETPVAFSNVSKQDLELNPGTMEIPLILSETPSLYSSEGGGGFGDSRMNLRGFKQNNVAVMVNGVPVNDMENGWVYWSNWNALRDASASIQVQRGLGASRIANPSVGGTVNIISDAADNRRGVKLKQEYGSSEFLKSTIVANSGKMNDFAVTFMGSRTTGNGVIDKTWIDDWSYYLALSYDVNKNHKLDFYLVGTPQQHGQRSFKQGMAVFDKDFALKNGMNEEFVIIENERGITYNENWGRIANPGKEYYNGEIHDARFEDMLMTRQNYYHKPQMNLNWLWTPNESFSLTNVFYVSLGSGGGVGNQRVGGTSFPLDSNRQTDLQGVYEFNSGNSRIDPNYDPTRKKSNYILTNSVNEHFWIGYLGTADFTISENSKFQGGIDFRYYEGYHWREIRNLLGGDYYIDMADSTVDYRANPQAAVKGLGDKIGYHNDGIIRQAGTFLQYEYKKRNLTTYANVTTSLNSQKRLDYFRRPDMPGSNESDWQNFLGFTVKTGANYNLSKIFNVYGNVGYYSLPPHLNNIFRLDNTVYNSVGNEEVMGFELGVGTWTRELKTNLNLYYTIWNNQTLRYRRFDENDNEFNFTLPGLDALHMGAEFDMEWRPIRDLRLRGMVSIGNWTWTSDIIGEYSPEQSPNTIFPVEAYLDGIKVGDAAQTSFSFSATYYPIRRSSISLSYRHFSNYFADFDPEFRTAAQKGIQPWELPSYGIFNLFTRFTIPMRAIVGVTLMANVLNMLDTKYIADADDARINSGGDPADRARVYFGRPRTFVIGVELEFR, encoded by the coding sequence ATGAATAAAACGTTGATACTAATTGCAATAATTCTTATGATTTCATGTGCCGAACTGTTGAGCCAAACAGGCGGAGTGAAAGGTGTACTCAGGTCTGCCGAAGACGATAGCCCGATTATCGGCGCTTCCGTTATGGTGCAAGGCACTACAATGGGCACTCGAACCAATACTTTGGGCGAATACACTTTAGAGGGAATTCCTCAAGGCAATCACCAAATTCTTTTCAGGTCAATCGGCTATAAAGAGACGATAATTGAAGTGGTTGTAAAAGCTCAATCTATGGCTTTAGTTAATGTGAGACTCGAACCCGCTGAAATCATGAGCGAAACTGTACAGGTAATAGCGTCCAGAGCTGAATTCCGCGAAACTCCTGTTGCATTCTCGAATGTTTCTAAGCAAGATTTGGAGCTAAATCCGGGAACAATGGAAATACCGCTAATTTTGAGCGAAACACCAAGTCTTTATTCATCGGAAGGTGGCGGCGGTTTCGGCGATTCACGTATGAATTTGCGCGGATTCAAGCAAAACAACGTGGCTGTTATGGTGAATGGGGTGCCCGTAAATGATATGGAAAACGGTTGGGTATATTGGAGCAATTGGAACGCACTCCGTGATGCGAGTGCTTCTATTCAGGTCCAACGCGGACTTGGTGCAAGCCGTATAGCTAATCCCTCTGTTGGCGGTACTGTCAATATCATTTCAGATGCCGCTGACAACAGACGCGGTGTCAAATTGAAGCAAGAATACGGTAGCTCAGAATTTCTTAAATCTACGATTGTTGCAAATTCCGGTAAAATGAATGATTTCGCAGTTACCTTTATGGGCTCGCGTACTACCGGAAACGGAGTTATAGACAAAACCTGGATTGATGATTGGTCATATTATCTTGCTTTGAGTTACGATGTGAACAAAAATCATAAATTGGACTTCTATTTAGTCGGAACACCCCAACAACACGGGCAACGTTCCTTCAAGCAAGGAATGGCAGTGTTCGACAAAGATTTCGCACTGAAAAACGGCATGAATGAAGAGTTTGTAATCATCGAAAATGAACGCGGAATCACTTATAATGAAAATTGGGGAAGGATTGCAAATCCGGGCAAAGAATATTATAACGGCGAAATTCATGATGCAAGATTCGAAGATATGCTAATGACACGTCAAAACTATTATCATAAACCGCAGATGAATCTCAATTGGCTTTGGACACCGAATGAATCTTTCAGCTTAACAAATGTGTTCTATGTTTCATTAGGCTCCGGTGGTGGTGTCGGCAATCAAAGAGTCGGAGGTACGAGTTTCCCGCTTGATTCAAATCGCCAAACGGATTTGCAGGGAGTTTATGAATTTAATTCCGGCAATAGCCGTATTGACCCGAATTACGACCCAACACGCAAGAAATCAAATTACATTCTGACAAATAGCGTAAACGAACACTTTTGGATAGGTTACCTCGGGACTGCAGATTTTACAATCTCGGAAAACAGCAAATTCCAGGGAGGCATTGACTTCAGATACTACGAAGGCTATCACTGGCGCGAAATTAGGAATTTATTAGGCGGTGATTATTACATTGATATGGCTGATTCGACAGTTGATTACAGAGCCAATCCTCAAGCTGCTGTCAAAGGTCTGGGCGATAAGATTGGCTATCACAACGATGGAATCATTCGCCAAGCCGGCACATTTTTGCAATATGAATATAAAAAACGAAATCTGACTACATATGCTAACGTAACAACTTCGCTGAATAGCCAAAAAAGATTAGATTATTTCCGCCGCCCGGATATGCCCGGCTCTAACGAAAGTGATTGGCAGAACTTTTTGGGATTTACAGTGAAAACAGGTGCAAATTACAATCTGAGCAAGATTTTCAATGTTTACGGCAATGTTGGCTATTACAGTTTACCTCCACATTTAAATAATATTTTCAGGCTCGACAATACTGTTTATAATTCTGTCGGAAATGAAGAAGTGATGGGATTTGAATTAGGTGTCGGTACTTGGACACGAGAATTAAAAACGAATTTGAATCTCTACTATACAATTTGGAATAATCAGACTTTACGGTATAGACGATTTGACGAAAACGATAATGAATTCAATTTCACTCTTCCGGGACTTGATGCTTTGCATATGGGAGCCGAATTTGATATGGAATGGAGACCGATTAGAGATTTGAGATTGCGTGGCATGGTTTCGATTGGGAATTGGACTTGGACAAGCGATATTATTGGGGAATATTCTCCTGAGCAATCACCAAATACTATATTTCCCGTTGAAGCATATTTGGACGGGATTAAAGTTGGTGACGCTGCACAAACTTCGTTTTCTTTTTCAGCGACTTATTATCCAATTCGTCGGAGTTCGATTAGTTTGAGCTATCGCCACTTTTCAAACTATTTTGCTGATTTCGACCCCGAATTCAGAACTGCTGCACAAAAGGGCATTCAACCTTGGGAGCTTCCTTCTTATGGCATATTTAACTTGTTTACGCGATTCACGATTCCAATGCGAGCTATTGTTGGTGTCACTTTGATGGCAAACGTGCTGAACATGCTGGACACAAAATACATTGCCGATGCAGATGACGCCAGAATCAATTCCGGTGGCGACCCCGCAGATAGAGCAAGAGTGTATTTCGGACGCCCGCGAACATTTGTTA
- a CDS encoding sulfatase-like hydrolase/transferase gives MMKVRNFRNLIVISQLYITFIFICTAFRLILFISEIDRLHSISSSFPNILLAFMQGVRFDIVIAGYILLLPFLVLTVMSVINRRSVIVDIVLRSFVFLAFSLVFLICASDIPYFGQFFQRFSVGAFQWADSLSFVSSMILQEPKYFLYAIPFLASTITLYYILRNIFNYKFESKPERGYFIKSIIGILALLLIIVGIRGRIHHKAPISVGTAYFCDDAFLNQLGLNPTFTLLRSYLDQLDERNSTIELMDDDLAINKVRSDMKIQTLFKSSPIARLVNYDSTKSAKMNVVIVIMESMSAAKMRRHGNDKELTPFLDSISNHGYYFENVYTSGIHTFSGIFSTLFSMPTIYRKHPMKEAVIKKYNGMATSLKLHGYSTAYFTTHDGQFDNVEGFLRHNDFDYVITEHDFPGHEVKSTLGVPDDVMFKYSISKLDNLHSERKPFFATFMTSSDHGPYYVPEYFHAKSKDIKLQCVEYADWSLRQFIKLASEKEWFENTLFVFVADHGAPLRADYDISLDYHHTPLLFYSPKNITNHNSYTQLGSQIDVFPTVMGLLKLPYLNNSLGIDLLSEERPFTILNNDDKIGVINHEYLLILKKDIRTLFRYSQNDKKNCCDEENQLADEMELYARSQLQTYQYLLKTNKLYINKEAAPTTELNLKIK, from the coding sequence ATGATGAAAGTTAGAAACTTCCGAAACCTGATAGTTATTTCACAATTATATATCACTTTTATATTTATCTGTACCGCTTTTCGTTTGATTTTATTCATTTCGGAAATTGACAGATTGCACAGCATATCCTCAAGTTTCCCCAATATTTTATTGGCATTTATGCAGGGTGTGCGATTCGATATAGTGATTGCAGGATATATTTTGCTTCTCCCATTCTTAGTGCTGACGGTTATGTCCGTTATTAACCGAAGAAGTGTCATTGTTGATATAGTGTTGCGTTCATTTGTGTTCTTGGCTTTCAGCTTAGTATTTCTAATTTGTGCTTCCGATATACCCTATTTTGGTCAGTTTTTCCAAAGATTTTCTGTTGGTGCTTTCCAATGGGCGGATAGTCTCAGTTTTGTAAGCTCAATGATATTACAAGAACCGAAGTACTTCCTATACGCAATTCCGTTCCTTGCTTCAACTATAACTTTGTATTATATATTAAGAAACATCTTTAATTATAAATTTGAATCGAAACCGGAAAGAGGGTATTTCATAAAATCAATCATTGGAATTTTGGCTCTTTTGCTGATTATTGTCGGTATTCGTGGTCGGATTCACCACAAGGCGCCAATATCCGTTGGTACTGCTTATTTTTGTGACGATGCGTTTTTGAATCAACTCGGTCTTAATCCTACTTTTACTTTATTACGGAGTTATCTCGACCAACTTGATGAGCGAAATTCAACAATAGAGCTGATGGATGATGATTTAGCTATCAATAAGGTTCGGTCTGACATGAAAATTCAAACACTATTTAAGAGTTCGCCGATTGCACGCTTAGTAAATTATGACTCAACCAAATCAGCTAAAATGAACGTTGTAATTGTTATCATGGAGAGTATGTCTGCCGCTAAAATGAGACGACACGGTAATGACAAAGAGCTCACACCATTTTTAGACAGTATCTCAAATCACGGTTATTATTTCGAAAATGTTTACACATCAGGTATTCATACTTTCAGTGGCATATTTAGTACCTTATTTTCCATGCCTACAATTTACAGAAAGCATCCCATGAAAGAGGCTGTAATCAAAAAATACAATGGAATGGCGACAAGTTTAAAATTGCATGGCTATTCAACAGCTTATTTCACAACGCACGATGGACAATTTGACAATGTTGAGGGTTTTTTGCGACATAATGATTTTGATTATGTTATTACTGAGCACGATTTTCCCGGACATGAAGTAAAATCTACTTTAGGTGTTCCTGATGATGTTATGTTCAAATATTCAATATCCAAATTAGATAATCTGCATTCTGAAAGAAAACCATTCTTCGCCACATTCATGACTTCGAGTGACCATGGTCCATACTATGTTCCTGAGTATTTTCATGCCAAAAGTAAAGATATTAAGTTGCAATGCGTTGAGTATGCAGATTGGTCACTCAGGCAATTTATTAAGCTCGCATCCGAGAAAGAATGGTTTGAAAACACATTGTTTGTGTTTGTTGCAGACCACGGAGCCCCTCTCAGAGCTGATTATGATATATCTCTTGATTATCATCACACGCCACTTTTATTTTACTCGCCCAAAAATATCACAAATCACAATTCTTATACTCAATTGGGCAGCCAAATTGATGTGTTCCCGACGGTGATGGGATTACTCAAATTACCATATCTTAACAATAGTTTAGGCATTGATTTACTTTCGGAAGAGAGACCATTTACAATTCTGAATAATGATGACAAGATTGGAGTTATCAATCACGAATACCTTTTGATTTTGAAAAAGGATATTAGGACCTTGTTCAGATACAGCCAAAATGACAAGAAAAACTGTTGTGATGAGGAAAACCAATTGGCAGATGAGATGGAGCTATACGCAAGGTCGCAATTGCAAACTTACCAATATCTGCTGAAAACTAATAAATTGTACATCAATAAAGAAGCAGCACCTACTACTGAACTGAATTTGAAAATTAAATAG
- the queC gene encoding 7-cyano-7-deazaguanine synthase QueC has product MGYNDNNTAVVLLSGGMDSAVCAALTVYEGYQPAVLHLNYGQRTQKRELKAFHEVADHYEINKRLIVDVSYLSQIGGSSLTDTSIEIEKAKFDKDHIPNTYVPFRNGNIIAIAVSWAEVIGARAIIIGAMEQDSSGYPDCRSTFFDAINLAIKLGTKPETEIRVLTPIIDMTKSEIIKRGTELGVPFEKTWSCYKNSDLACGVCESCALRLKGFAGAGYRDPIKYEPKS; this is encoded by the coding sequence ATGGGATATAATGATAATAATACTGCTGTTGTGCTTTTGAGCGGAGGAATGGATTCCGCAGTTTGTGCGGCTTTAACTGTTTACGAAGGTTATCAACCTGCTGTTCTTCATTTGAATTACGGGCAGCGAACTCAAAAGCGAGAACTCAAAGCTTTTCACGAAGTCGCTGACCATTATGAAATTAACAAACGCTTGATTGTAGATGTTTCGTACTTGTCGCAAATTGGCGGCTCGAGCTTGACAGATACATCAATCGAAATCGAAAAAGCCAAATTTGATAAAGACCATATTCCCAATACATATGTGCCGTTCCGCAATGGGAATATTATAGCAATTGCCGTTAGTTGGGCAGAAGTAATCGGCGCCCGAGCGATTATAATTGGTGCAATGGAGCAAGATTCCAGTGGCTATCCCGATTGCCGTTCGACTTTCTTCGATGCGATAAATTTGGCAATAAAATTGGGCACCAAACCCGAAACTGAAATCCGCGTGCTCACCCCGATTATTGACATGACAAAATCCGAAATTATCAAACGTGGCACTGAATTGGGCGTACCTTTCGAGAAAACTTGGAGTTGCTACAAAAATTCTGATTTGGCTTGTGGTGTATGCGAATCTTGTGCTTTACGTCTGAAAGGATTTGCCGGAGCCGGTTATCGCGACCCTATCAAATACGAACCGAAGAGCTAA